Proteins co-encoded in one Arachis hypogaea cultivar Tifrunner chromosome 13, arahy.Tifrunner.gnm2.J5K5, whole genome shotgun sequence genomic window:
- the LOC112734068 gene encoding uncharacterized protein — MAKQKAIAQIYGDCEESYNNVPKLLQALQSCCPGTVCELRALSYYDGHLMVRDCSMFDKVFWAFPSYVEAFKHYKPFVSINGTHMYGKYGGVLLIAVAQDDNSVTPYYPMPYLIP, encoded by the coding sequence ATGgcaaagcaaaaggcaattgcgCAGATATACGGAGATTGTGAGGAGTCATACAACAACGTGCCGAAGTTGCTACAAGCACTTCAGAGTTGTTGTCCCGGAACAGTATGTGAGCTCAGGGCCTTATCTTACTATGATGGGCACCTTATGGTCCGCGACTGTAGCATGTTCGACAAAGTATTCTGGGCCTTCCCGTCTTATGTCGAGGCTTTCAAGCATTACAAGCCATTTGTTTCTATCAATGGGACGCACATGTATGGCAAATATGGTGGTGTGTTGCTTATTGCAGTGGCACAAGATGACAACAGTGTAACACCCTATTACCCAATGCCTTACCTCATACCGTAA
- the LOC112738308 gene encoding protein Brevis radix-like 4 has protein sequence MLTCIARPKKLGEDSLSHPDDPNSSIGKNQSVKSITSQLKDMALKASGAYKNCSPCAPPSRLRTASGVGGASIGSGGDSDGDSDRFRWSYRRTGSSSSSAGTRTGWGKEMEARLKGISSGEGTPSSAGGSGRRAEPVVVLVEENEPKEWVAQVEPGVLITFVSLPRGGNDLKRIRFSREIFNKWQAQRWWAENYDKVMELYNVQRLNRQAFPLPTPPRSEDESSKRESIEDSPVTPPLTKERLPRNLYRPTGVGMGYSSSDSFDHQSMQSRHYNDSNGLNSTPKVSTISAAKTEMSSMDASISSSSREVDHSGELSMSNASDLETEWVEQDEPGVYITIRALPGGKRELKRVRFSREKFGEMHARLWWEENRARIHEQYL, from the exons atgctgaCGTGCATAGCTCGGCCGAAGAAACTCGGGGAAGACTCACTGAGTCACCCGGACGATCCCAATTCCAGCATCGGAAAGAATCAATCCGTCAAGTCCATCACCTCTCAG TTAAAGGATATGGCGTTGAAGGCGTCGGGTGCGTACAAGAACTGCAGTCCGTGCGCGCCGCCGAGTCGACTCAGGACAGCCAGTGGAGTGGGCGGTGCCAGTATTGGAAGCGGTGGAGACTCGGATGGGGACTCGGATCGGTTCCGGTGGTCGTACAGACGGACAGGGAGCTCAAGCTCGTCGGCGGGGACAAGGACAGGGTGGGGAAAGGAGATGGAGGCGAGGCTTAAGGGGATATCGAGCGGCGAGGGGACGCCGAGCTCCGCCGGAGGGAGCGGGCGGAGGGCGGAGCCGGTGGTGGTGCTAGTGGAGGAGAACGAGCCGAAGGAGTGGGTGGCGCAGGTGGAGCCTGGCGTCTTGATCACGTTCGTGTCGCTTCCCCGTGGCGGGAACGACCTCAAGCGCATACGATTCAG TCGGGAGATATTTAACAAATGGCAAGCTCAAAGATGGTGGGCAGAGAACTATGACAAGGTCATGGAACTTTACAATGTTCAAAGGCTTAACCGCCAAGCTTTCCCTCTTCCAACTCCACCACGGTCTGAAGATGAG AGTTCAAAGCGTGAATCAATAGAAGACAGCCCTGTAACACCTCCACTAACCAAGGAACGGCTACCTCGAAATTTGTACCGCCCAACAGGGGTGGGAATGGGATACTCATCCTCAGATTCCTTTGATCATCAGTCAATGCAATCCCGGCATTACAATGATTCAAACGGTCTGAACTCAACCCCAAAGGTTTCAACCATTAGCGCTGCCAAGACAGAGATGTCATCGATGGATGCTTCTATAAGTAGCTCATCCAGAGAAGTGGACCATTCCGGGGAACTATCAATGAGCAATGCTAGTGACTTGGAGACTGAATGGGTTGAGCAGGATGAACCTGGAGTCTACATTACCATTAGAGCACTCCCAGGTGGCAAACGGGAGCTCAAACGAGTGAGGTTCAG CCGAGAAAAATTCGGGGAGATGCATGCTCGACTTTGGTGGGAGGAGAATCGTGCCAGAATACATGAACAATACTTGTAA